One window of the Dreissena polymorpha isolate Duluth1 chromosome 5, UMN_Dpol_1.0, whole genome shotgun sequence genome contains the following:
- the LOC127880505 gene encoding uncharacterized protein LOC127880505 → MSVYIYHLLLLLSLEEISAASNERNSNETFIECGLGYRNCSQKLRRFDGDNEFFNCSVGGKDEIKTFENTISLSKGCNIPFDAPELLGISSDCLKNSAINQRQTIEITFRLPKAFFCNKSDEDQSQHVGHYQFPKAIYLNLSRVREEDYSDPWSFTCPGERIFIFHKYSPRLNYEADNPRILTYRHRLGLNLSNQSYSYILNFTTAEGRSRYFNIKLPVRDNNSANWRPAVVTTLDVIQRTIDVIVEPQPSVLNSTGYQVTLCSLEDQCNQHNQIDSTKTNSTRFENITHGVYYVKVMSSPCATSNCLEVKSFRVDALAIPKIADEFQHMQITVIVAGSVVGVALLVILVILTYCLRRCGPCVRIRRKSDKKPQGIVLHPFLDLSRSNSSTDRNYLKVMEYFQNFIVKAFDCELVPIPLGCINCNKTALDKLFSGLVFVIVVCANDNGNPYFKQLLARAMQKRKKQKNLLVISVTLSCFSSPITHECIADLEMITLLENIHNLSPFYKKIHAPKLKDDDSSNLIQFNIDYPEYQTLEKSIKDASPLAHFENTSSHTECDTDIKTKHICQTERNIQLHSTICGKDIHQHKPYEQNIEENRKEKKRQMASLKANLSQVNDSSSDIFYNESQAHENMRELPVASDQVSRESNRYNQRRERRCQQLEPRAPQLGSGEHSCKLTVTHPPILNYNKKVHFKTFPVLHNHQIRSRPSDYEHEHVLHASNLKEDDSSLFMPCNIDYPEYQTLKQSIIDASQWSHFENSSSQIDYDTEKDTKHICQTERKIPFLLTKCERDGHQHTPCEQYIDEKSPERKRQEEASIKANLSRFNDSSFDIFYNGAQENRQELPLASEQLGRESNGYIRTQGREPHCQHFEHHRALQFDSDETSLKMPI, encoded by the exons ATGTCCGTGTACATATACCATTTACTACTATTACTGTCTCTGGAGGAAATAAGCGCAGCGTCAAACGAGCGCAACTCCAATGAAACGTTCATTGAATGTGGCCTGGGTTACCGGAATTGCTCACAGAAG CTCAGAAgattcgatggcgacaatgaatTTTTCAACTGCTCTGTCGGGGGAAAAGACG AAATAAAGACTTTCGAGAACACAATCTCACTCAGTAAAGGATGTAATATTCCATTCGATGCACCGGAACTGCTAGGTATTAGCTCAGACTGTTTGAAGAACAGTGCCATAAACCAAAGACAGACGATTGAGATTACATTTCGCCTTCCAAAAG CATTTTTCTGTAACAAGAGTGACGAAGATCAATCGCAACACGTTGGTCATTACCAGTTCCCTAAAGCGATCTACCTCAACTTAAGCCGAGTACGAGAGGAGGACTACAGTGACCCGTGGTCCTTCACATGCCCTGGAGAGAGAATCTTCATCTTCCACAAATATTCCCCACGTCTTAATTACGAGGCGGACAACCCG AGGATCTTAACCTACCGGCACAGGCTTGGTTTGAACCTATCTAACCAAAGCTATTCATACATATTGAATTTTACCACGGCTGAAGGACGATCACGTTATTTCAACATTAAGCTACCAG TTCGCGACAACAACAGTGCAAACTGGCGACCAGCGGTGGTCACAACTCTCGATGTAATTCAGAGAACTATAGATGTCATCGTAGAACCACAGCCCAGTGTTTTAAATTCTACCGGCTACCAAGTGACCTTGTGTTCCCTTGAAGATCAATGCAATCAACACAACCAA ATTGATAGCACGAAGACCAACAGTACGCGGTTCGAAAACATAACACATGGCGTTTATTACGTAAAG GTAATGTCCAGCCCGTGTGCTACATCGAACTGTCTAGAGGTAAAATCGTTCCGAGTCGACGCCTTGGCGATTCCAAAGATTGCAG ATGAATTTCAACATATGCAGATTACTGTCATTGTGGCGGGCAGTGTTGTCGGTGTAGCACTTCTCGTTATTCTCGTTATTCTTACCTACTGCCTCCGACGTTGTGGACCGTGTGTACGAATACGAAGAAAATCTG ACAAGAAGCCCCAAGGAATTGTGTTACACCCATTTCTCGACTTGTCCCGTAGCAACAGCAGTACGGACCGGAATTATTTGAAAGTAATGGAATACTTTCAAAACTTTATCGTTAAGGCATTCGACTGCGAGTTAGTCCCCATCCCCCTTGGTTGcataaattgcaataaaacagcaTTGGACAAGCTTTTTAGCGGGCTGGTCTTCGTCATTGTTGTTTGTGCCAATGACAATGGTAACccatattttaaacaacttttggCGAGGGCAATGCAAAAGCGAAAAAAGCAAAAgaatttattggttatatcagtaactTTGTCTTGTTTTTCGTCACCAATTACACATGAATGTATTGCAGACTTGGAAATGATAACACTTCTGGAAAATATACACAATTTATCACCGTTTTACAAAAAGATACACGCGCCAAAGTTGAAAGACGACGATTCATCGAATTTAATACAGTTTAATATTGACTATCCGGAATATCAAACACTGGAGAAATCTATTAAAGATGCCTCACCATTGGCTCATTTCGAAAACACAAGTTCGCACACTGAATGCGACACTGATATAAAAACGAAACACATTTGTCAAACAGAACGAAACATTCAACTTCATTCTACCATATGCGGTAAAGACATTCATCAACATAAACCATATGAACAAAACATCGAAGAAAACAGGAAAGAAAAGAAACGACAAATGGCTAGTTTGAAAGCAAATCTGAGTCAGGTAAATGACTCTTCTTCGGACATATTTTACAATGAATCGCAAGCACATGAAAACATGCGGGAACTACCAGTCGCAAGCGACCAGGTCAGTCGTGAATCAAATCGATATAATCAAAGAAGAGAACGACGATGTCAACAACTGGAACCTCGTGCACCGCAGTTGGGCAGTGGTGAACATTCGTGTAAATTGACCGTTACACATCCGCcaattttaaactataataaaaaagTGCACTTTAAAACATTCCCTGTATTACATAACCATCAAATTCGAAGTCGACCTTCGGACTATGAACACGAACACGTGCTTCACGCTTCAAACTTGAAAGAAGACGATTCATCGCTTTTCATGCCGTGTAATATTGACTATCCGGAATATCAAACACTTAAACAATCTATAATAGATGCCTCACAATGGTCTCATTTCGAAAACTCAAGTTCTCAAATTGATTACGACACCGAAAAAGATACTAAACATATCTGTCAAACAGAACGAAAGATTCCATTTCTTTTAACCAAATGCGAAAGAGACGGTCATCAACATACGCCATGTGAACAATATATCGATGAAAAGAGCCCAGAAAGGAAACGACAAGAAGAAGCAAGTATTAAAGCAAATCTGAGTAGGTTTAATGACTCTTCttttgacatattttacaatGGAGCGCAGGAAAACAGGCAGGAATTACCACTCGCCAGCGAACAGTTGGGACGTGAATCAAATGGATACATTAGAACTCAAGGAAGAGAACCACATTGTCAACATTTCGAACATCATCGTGCATTACAGTTTGACAGTGATGAAACTTCACTTAAAATGCCGATTTAA